The Candidatus Desulfofervidus auxilii DNA segment TTATAAATCCCTCCAAATTTTCCTTGGTGTATTCATTTTTTTCTTTATAAAAAGGTGTAGGACGGGCTACTTGTAAACAAAGAAGGTGATTCTGCCCCACTATATGGACAATTTTCTCTAAATCCCTGAAGGTTAATAAACCGCTATGCACGGTAGTCCGAAATTCACAAGGGAACCCAGTTTCTTTAAGAAGAGAAACCGATTGCTGGATAAGCTCAATAGGGAAACTAGTATGAGTGACAATTTGATATTTATCCCAAGGGGCCTTAATGTCCATGGCAATATAATCCACCAGATGCTTTTCTATAAGGAGTTTTAACATTAAGGGTTTTGTGCCATTAGTATCTA contains these protein-coding regions:
- a CDS encoding anaerobic ribonucleoside-triphosphate reductase activating protein; the protein is MMKEINLNIGGLTPFSTIDFPNHLATIVYTQGCNFRCPYCHNLPLVDCLEIPISYEKIYEFLQARKRIIDGVVITGGEPTLQKELPAFCAWLRNMGFAVKLDTNGTKPLMLKLLIEKHLVDYIAMDIKAPWDKYQIVTHTSFPIELIQQSVSLLKETGFPCEFRTTVHSGLLTFRDLEKIVHIVGQNHLLCLQVARPTPFYKEKNEYTKENLEGFIKKFPKYKLEVR